From Tachypleus tridentatus isolate NWPU-2018 chromosome 8, ASM421037v1, whole genome shotgun sequence, a single genomic window includes:
- the LOC143223994 gene encoding zinc finger MYM-type protein 6-like — MVDETVGRLLSKVSLSNNTICHKIQHMREDLNNQLIEKLKGKEFRLKLDEATDSNKDAHLICYTRFMDGGTIGEDLLFCKSITTESEHTSLLYYCSSRRPSRGNALSCLLELRQELYLYLKEEEHECAKNFLDTDLLSKLAHLWDLFEKLNALNLSLQRGNMHILKLAEKVSPFRKKQESLIELSCDKTLKTKFDSKKITEFWISVKKDYPFLNAKAQRILIPFATSYLCEAGFRQLRYKKQVPHENRCGTENEGGGVQSDSKGRCEKIAEARRAPRIKKVWDTLA; from the exons ATGGTTGATGAAACTGTgggaagactgctttcaaaggtgtctttatccaacaatactatctGTCATAAAATCCAACACATGCGCGAAGACCTCAACAATCAGCTAATTGAAAAACTGAAAGGGAAGGAATTCAGGCTAAAGCTAGATGAGGCAacagatagtaacaaggatgctcatttgatttgctacacaaGGTTCATGGATGGTGGCACAATTGGGgaagaccttctcttttgtaaaagtatcactacaG aatctgagcacacatctttgttgtactactgtagctCGCGACGGCCCTCCCGTGGAAATGCATTGTCCTGTTTGTTAGAATTGCGACAGGAACTCTACTTGTATCTCAAAGAAGAAGAACACGAATGTGCTAAGAACTTCTTGGACACTGAtcttttgtcaaaattagcacaCCTGTGGGATCTCTTCGAAAAACTGAATGCGTTGAATCTCTCTCTGCAAAGAGGCAACATGCACATTCTGAAACTAGCAGAGAAGGTTTCACCCTTCAGAAAAA aaCAAGAAAGTCttattgagctgtcttgtgataagactttaaaaacaaaatttgacagcAAGAAAataactgagttttggatatcagtgaAAAAAGATTATCCGTTCCTAAATGCTAAAGCTCAGCGAATTCTAATTCCATTTGCGACGTCATATCTCTGCGAAGCTGGATTTCGACAGTTGCGTTATAAAAAGCAAGTGCCTCACGAAAATCGATGTGGAACAGAAAATGAAGGTGGTGGTGTTCAgtctgattccaag GGGCGCTGTGAAAAAATTGCTGAGGCACGAAGGGCGCCGCGAATCAAGAAAGTGTGGGATACACTGGCTTAA